A genomic window from Algoriphagus sp. Y33 includes:
- a CDS encoding cyclase family protein: protein MDKRVKFDFELFFTNGGSIKGEDFRLDIAGDDISDNDLADYIIKDLRLLMVGRAIILNKEIMVEPHKRKPIDQSKGKELLVDLSHTIENGLVTYKGLPAPIICDYLSRTDSKQYYAEGTEFQIGKIEMVTNTGTYIDCPFHRYENGKDLSEVGLEAFTDLEAVVIRIPHAQTLEITEEHLENFEIRNRAVLIHTGWDAHWNTEKYYENHPYLTEGAAQYLNDCSVKLVGIDSHNIDCTTGKTRPVHSILLGSEILIVEHLCNLNLLPDDGFTFSAIPPKFKGAGTFPVRAMAKLKKTDYPER, encoded by the coding sequence ATGGACAAAAGAGTAAAATTCGATTTTGAACTCTTCTTCACCAACGGCGGGAGCATCAAAGGAGAGGATTTTCGACTGGATATCGCCGGAGACGATATTTCGGATAATGACCTTGCAGACTACATCATCAAAGACCTTAGGTTGCTTATGGTGGGACGGGCTATCATTCTGAACAAAGAAATCATGGTGGAACCTCATAAACGCAAACCCATCGATCAAAGCAAAGGAAAAGAGCTACTGGTTGATCTGAGCCATACTATCGAAAATGGACTGGTTACCTACAAAGGACTTCCTGCTCCTATCATCTGTGATTATCTGAGTAGAACAGATTCTAAACAGTACTATGCTGAAGGAACGGAATTTCAAATCGGAAAAATAGAAATGGTAACCAACACCGGCACCTATATAGACTGTCCTTTTCATCGCTATGAAAATGGAAAAGACCTTTCGGAAGTAGGACTGGAAGCTTTTACTGACCTAGAGGCCGTGGTGATCCGGATACCGCACGCGCAAACCTTAGAAATAACTGAGGAGCATCTGGAAAACTTTGAAATCCGAAATCGGGCAGTATTGATCCACACCGGATGGGATGCCCACTGGAATACGGAAAAGTACTATGAAAATCACCCTTACCTCACGGAGGGTGCAGCCCAGTATTTAAATGATTGCTCAGTCAAATTGGTGGGCATTGATTCCCACAACATCGACTGCACAACGGGAAAAACCAGACCCGTTCACTCTATTCTTTTGGGCTCTGAAATTCTGATCGTGGAGCATCTGTGCAACTTAAACCTCCTGCCAGACGATGGGTTTACCTTCAGTGCCATTCCTCCAAAATTCAAGGGGGCGGGTACATTTCCCGTCAGAGCAATGGCCAAATTGAAAAAAACCGACTACCCAGAAAGATAA
- a CDS encoding DUF4221 family protein has translation MKYLFFLLISSLFLSCSRSQEYRKLKLIPKRLVEIPIDDQTSTNWWFMQPVSLEGEEYLAYHDMIRAKERFIHFAHIADPDKSFKVQLALEGPDGIGALDGFHVRNLDSIFVLNQYKYELNLVDSAGRIKNRYRLRADDSNCPSQETALPTLWTYAPIIDLGTKLIISSAPDSDPFKNGYKQKNLSIVLNLESKAFDYHLGYSDNYMESGFWGVMLEMPSYTVNYQDSLILQSFPIEDQVMVYDFNLNLLESPVLFSRLYEGRFHSLPEYDLDPGIFYNHIYSNPKNNMVLYDPYRNLYYRVMSGSYPDETIKNLIEKKSLGDSKKGKFPERTIMVFDRKFKELGVVELDRDNYYVDFIRVVKEGILIELQTENEDKKMFQLFEVKL, from the coding sequence ATGAAATATTTGTTCTTTCTGCTCATATCATCACTTTTTCTTTCCTGCTCCCGATCTCAAGAGTACCGCAAACTTAAACTTATTCCCAAACGCTTGGTGGAGATTCCTATAGATGATCAAACGTCTACGAATTGGTGGTTTATGCAGCCAGTCAGCCTAGAGGGGGAAGAATACCTAGCCTATCACGACATGATCAGAGCCAAGGAGAGATTTATTCACTTCGCACATATAGCGGATCCGGACAAGTCTTTTAAGGTGCAATTAGCCTTGGAGGGACCAGACGGCATAGGGGCACTCGACGGTTTTCATGTAAGAAACTTAGACAGTATTTTCGTGCTAAACCAGTACAAGTACGAGCTGAATTTGGTAGATAGTGCAGGACGGATCAAGAACCGTTACAGGTTGCGTGCGGATGATTCCAACTGCCCTTCACAAGAAACGGCACTGCCGACACTTTGGACCTATGCTCCCATAATTGATTTGGGAACAAAGTTGATTATTTCCTCAGCTCCGGATAGTGATCCTTTTAAAAATGGCTACAAACAGAAAAATCTTAGCATAGTCCTGAATCTGGAGAGCAAAGCTTTTGACTATCATCTGGGATACAGTGACAACTACATGGAGTCCGGCTTTTGGGGAGTAATGTTGGAGATGCCCTCCTACACCGTAAATTATCAGGATTCCCTGATTTTACAGTCTTTCCCCATAGAGGATCAAGTGATGGTATATGACTTCAACCTCAATTTATTGGAGTCCCCGGTGCTCTTTAGCCGACTTTACGAGGGACGCTTCCATTCACTTCCGGAATATGATCTTGACCCGGGTATTTTCTACAATCATATCTATTCCAATCCAAAGAATAATATGGTCCTCTATGATCCCTATAGGAATCTGTATTATAGGGTGATGTCAGGATCATATCCTGATGAAACTATCAAGAATTTGATAGAGAAGAAATCCCTTGGAGATAGTAAAAAGGGGAAATTCCCGGAAAGAACCATCATGGTATTTGACAGGAAATTCAAAGAACTGGGTGTGGTCGAACTCGACCGTGACAACTATTATGTGGATTTTATCAGGGTGGTGAAAGAAGGGATACTTATAGAATTACAAACTGAAAATGAAGACAAGAAGATGTTTCAACTATTTGAGGTCAAGCTGTAG
- a CDS encoding aldose epimerase family protein encodes MNNHFNKILGAAALGVLLYSCESKPKEETKLEEPVQEQVFGTTFQDKKVETYEIKNANGMKMKVTNFGARVTHLWVPDKDGNPVDVVLGFETLDGYLESSEKYFGAAIGRYGNRIADGKFTLDGEEYTLPQNNNGQTLHGGPGGMDYVIWNVEKSGENGLIFTYTSPDGEEGFPGELKVKMVYTLTDDNEFKVTYEAETDKATPVNLTHHSFFNLNGAGNGTVLDHTLQLNASEYTPVNDVLIPTGEVVSVKETPFDFTEPTRIGARINEENEQLKFGGGYDHNWVLDKSGADLTQAAVISSPQTGIEMEVWTTEPAIQFYSGNFLDGTITGKGDKVYEQRSAFCLETQHYPDSPNQPNFPSTILKPGEKYEQTCIYKFGTK; translated from the coding sequence ATGAATAATCATTTCAACAAAATCCTTGGTGCAGCCGCGCTCGGGGTTTTACTTTACAGCTGCGAAAGCAAACCCAAAGAAGAAACTAAACTAGAAGAACCTGTACAAGAGCAGGTTTTTGGCACAACCTTTCAAGACAAAAAAGTGGAAACATACGAGATCAAGAATGCCAACGGCATGAAAATGAAAGTCACCAATTTCGGGGCACGGGTTACCCACCTTTGGGTACCGGATAAGGACGGAAACCCGGTAGATGTAGTTCTGGGTTTTGAGACCTTGGACGGCTATCTGGAAAGCAGCGAAAAATACTTCGGTGCAGCCATCGGTCGCTATGGCAACCGGATAGCAGATGGAAAATTCACCTTGGATGGGGAGGAATATACATTGCCGCAAAACAACAATGGGCAAACCCTTCACGGCGGTCCAGGGGGAATGGATTATGTGATTTGGAATGTGGAAAAGTCTGGTGAGAATGGTTTGATATTCACATACACTTCGCCGGATGGAGAAGAAGGTTTTCCGGGAGAACTGAAGGTAAAAATGGTTTATACGCTCACAGATGACAACGAATTCAAGGTTACTTATGAAGCCGAAACTGATAAAGCAACTCCGGTAAATTTGACCCATCACTCCTTTTTCAACCTGAACGGTGCTGGAAATGGAACAGTGCTAGATCATACGCTGCAACTGAACGCCAGCGAATACACTCCTGTAAATGACGTGCTGATTCCTACTGGAGAGGTGGTTTCGGTAAAAGAAACTCCTTTTGACTTTACAGAACCAACTAGAATTGGCGCGAGAATCAACGAGGAAAACGAGCAATTAAAGTTCGGTGGAGGATATGACCACAACTGGGTACTGGACAAATCCGGAGCGGATTTGACTCAAGCAGCAGTTATTTCTTCTCCACAAACAGGCATTGAAATGGAAGTGTGGACAACTGAACCGGCGATTCAGTTTTACAGTGGCAATTTCCTTGACGGAACCATCACCGGCAAAGGAGATAAAGTCTATGAACAGAGATCTGCATTCTGTCTGGAAACCCAGCATTATCCGGATTCACCCAACCAGCCGAATTTCCCGTCTACGATTTTAAAACCCGGAGAGAAATATGAGCAGACTTGTATTTACAAATTTGGGACGAAATAA
- a CDS encoding glycoside hydrolase family 2 protein: MKKTLIFVVCLLFAQQIATAQTDKYKPVEGKIMTEWATQVTPENVHQEYPRPQMTRENWVNLNGLWDYAIKPKGQAIPTSFDGEILVPFAVESALSGVGKTVGKDNELWYNTTFATPKKSSKDKVLLHFGASDWETEVFVNGKSVGKHQGGYDPFEFDITDHLKSGKSQALQVRVWDPSDEGPQPRGKQINNPHGIWYTPVTGIWQTVWLETVPAAYISKLRNASDIQSKQLLVTPEVAGAAEGQQVKVTAWKDGAMLTGQTVKPSETAKLTIKDAQLWEPGNPVLYDLKVELVEGKKVVDAVESYAALREISMAPDANGIQRMMLNGKFLFQYGSLDQGWFPDGLYTAPSHEAMVFDIQKTQDMGFNMIRKHVKVEPATWYHACDKMGMLVWQDMPSGDMGNGWEMKLAVLGEQTDRDRTPESEAIFREEWKEIMDDFYNFPSIVVWVPFNEAWGQFKTKEITEWTKEHDPSRLVNSASGGNFEMEGTKIAGDIIDLHNYPDAKMPDPKIYGKDNILVLGEFGGLGLPVDGHVWQQKDNWGYQSFKNQDELYNRYSQLITRLGELVEAGLSAAVYTQTTDVEVETNGLMTYDRKVIKFDVSKMKSIHSPLYKK, translated from the coding sequence ATGAAGAAAACACTGATTTTTGTCGTATGCCTGCTTTTTGCGCAGCAGATCGCAACAGCACAAACCGACAAGTACAAACCTGTAGAAGGCAAAATCATGACCGAATGGGCTACCCAGGTGACCCCTGAAAATGTCCATCAAGAATATCCACGGCCCCAGATGACCCGGGAAAACTGGGTGAACCTGAATGGACTTTGGGATTATGCCATCAAGCCAAAAGGCCAGGCAATCCCGACTAGCTTTGATGGAGAAATTCTGGTTCCTTTCGCCGTAGAATCCGCTCTTTCCGGTGTAGGTAAAACCGTAGGGAAAGACAATGAATTGTGGTACAATACGACTTTTGCTACTCCAAAGAAATCAAGCAAAGACAAAGTGCTGCTACATTTCGGTGCCTCCGACTGGGAAACCGAAGTATTTGTCAACGGTAAAAGTGTTGGAAAGCATCAAGGTGGATATGATCCATTTGAGTTTGATATTACCGATCATTTAAAATCCGGAAAGTCTCAAGCCTTACAGGTGCGGGTATGGGATCCCAGCGACGAGGGCCCTCAGCCCCGTGGCAAGCAAATCAATAATCCCCATGGTATTTGGTATACTCCTGTGACGGGAATCTGGCAGACTGTGTGGTTAGAAACTGTGCCTGCTGCCTATATCTCCAAGCTGAGAAATGCTTCAGACATCCAGAGCAAGCAACTATTAGTGACTCCTGAAGTAGCTGGAGCTGCCGAAGGGCAACAAGTGAAAGTAACCGCCTGGAAAGACGGAGCGATGCTAACCGGGCAAACGGTGAAGCCGTCCGAGACTGCGAAACTCACAATTAAAGATGCCCAGCTTTGGGAACCTGGAAATCCTGTTCTGTATGACTTGAAAGTGGAATTGGTAGAGGGCAAAAAAGTGGTGGACGCTGTGGAAAGTTATGCGGCTTTGAGAGAAATCAGCATGGCTCCGGATGCAAATGGTATCCAACGAATGATGCTGAATGGCAAATTTCTATTTCAATATGGCTCCTTGGATCAAGGCTGGTTTCCCGACGGATTGTACACGGCTCCAAGTCATGAAGCGATGGTATTTGATATCCAAAAGACCCAAGATATGGGCTTCAACATGATCAGAAAGCATGTGAAAGTAGAGCCTGCCACTTGGTATCATGCCTGTGACAAGATGGGAATGCTCGTATGGCAGGATATGCCAAGCGGAGATATGGGCAATGGCTGGGAAATGAAATTGGCCGTACTCGGAGAGCAGACGGATAGGGACAGAACTCCGGAATCCGAAGCAATTTTCAGGGAAGAATGGAAAGAAATCATGGATGATTTCTATAACTTTCCTTCTATCGTAGTTTGGGTGCCTTTCAATGAAGCCTGGGGTCAGTTTAAAACCAAGGAAATTACCGAGTGGACCAAAGAACATGACCCTTCCCGGTTGGTGAACAGCGCAAGCGGAGGGAATTTTGAAATGGAAGGAACCAAAATCGCAGGTGATATTATCGATTTGCACAACTACCCGGATGCGAAAATGCCTGATCCAAAGATTTACGGAAAAGATAATATTCTAGTACTGGGCGAATTTGGCGGACTGGGACTTCCTGTGGATGGTCATGTGTGGCAGCAGAAAGACAACTGGGGTTACCAAAGCTTTAAGAACCAAGATGAGCTTTACAATCGCTATTCGCAATTGATAACCAGACTTGGTGAGCTGGTGGAAGCCGGACTTTCGGCAGCAGTCTATACACAGACCACAGATGTGGAAGTAGAGACCAACGGATTGATGACTTATGACAGAAAAGTCATCAAATTTGATGTGTCAAAAATGAAAAGCATACATTCACCTTTATATAAAAAGTGA
- a CDS encoding glycoside hydrolase family 43 protein, which translates to MNKLLGLPRIILLFLLLLSFSHVGLTQSRAFDNPVLAGDRPDPTVIKIGKYYYASATSNEWAPLFPIFKSTDLVNWELVNYIFPNGAPNWAKNNFWAPELSYDEDQKKIYAYYTARDKESNRLSVAVASADSPESKFIDHGPLVAQEYGSIDAFEARDENGKIYVLWKEDGNSKGQKTPIWAQEVNETRTELVGEKHELFRNDQPWEGGLVEGVAIFQKNGYFYATYSARGCCEITCDYVTGVARSKTLLGPWEKYDMNPVLKDNDNWKCAGHGTVVEKDGDFWMLYHAYNTEGSVYVGRQGVLEKIEWTSDGWPILANNAGYERSKASLGFRDNFKKRLDPIWQWRVTQDIQYQTGKKGLRLQASEENETLGTLLVQGTKSLDYQYEATVVPDGNAAAGLAVIGGANNGFGAPPAGMGISVKGNQLILWETINQKTREIATETIPAGKEVKLTLTMKNGYRMTTSASVDGKIIQVGEEQDVKHLVPWGMGFRLGLVSKGATDAYAHFKEVRIY; encoded by the coding sequence ATGAATAAACTACTTGGCTTACCCAGAATAATCTTACTATTTCTCCTTCTTCTCAGCTTTTCCCATGTAGGTTTAACCCAAAGTAGGGCCTTTGACAATCCCGTTTTGGCGGGAGACCGTCCCGATCCCACCGTAATCAAAATAGGAAAATACTATTACGCCTCCGCCACTTCCAATGAGTGGGCGCCACTTTTTCCCATTTTCAAGTCTACCGATTTGGTGAACTGGGAACTGGTGAATTATATTTTTCCCAACGGTGCTCCCAATTGGGCGAAGAATAACTTTTGGGCACCTGAGCTTTCTTATGATGAGGATCAAAAAAAAATCTACGCGTATTATACAGCAAGGGACAAGGAAAGTAATCGCCTCAGTGTGGCAGTAGCAAGTGCAGATTCGCCCGAAAGCAAATTTATTGATCATGGTCCATTGGTAGCACAAGAATACGGTTCCATCGATGCTTTTGAGGCAAGGGATGAAAATGGAAAAATATATGTACTGTGGAAAGAAGATGGAAATAGCAAAGGGCAGAAAACTCCGATCTGGGCACAGGAAGTGAATGAAACACGGACTGAATTGGTCGGAGAGAAACATGAGTTATTCCGGAATGATCAACCTTGGGAAGGTGGATTGGTGGAAGGAGTGGCGATTTTTCAGAAAAACGGCTATTTCTATGCAACCTATTCTGCCCGTGGGTGCTGCGAAATCACCTGCGATTATGTCACGGGAGTTGCCCGAAGCAAAACGCTTCTGGGACCTTGGGAAAAGTATGATATGAATCCAGTCCTAAAGGATAACGATAACTGGAAATGTGCCGGACACGGAACTGTAGTAGAGAAAGACGGAGACTTCTGGATGCTCTACCATGCGTACAATACCGAAGGAAGCGTATATGTAGGGAGGCAGGGAGTTTTGGAGAAAATTGAATGGACTTCCGACGGCTGGCCTATTCTGGCGAATAATGCAGGCTACGAACGCAGCAAAGCCTCATTAGGATTTAGGGACAATTTCAAAAAAAGATTGGATCCGATCTGGCAGTGGAGAGTGACACAGGATATCCAATACCAAACAGGCAAAAAAGGGCTCAGGCTTCAGGCTTCGGAAGAGAATGAAACCCTGGGAACGCTGCTCGTGCAAGGCACCAAATCGCTGGATTACCAATACGAAGCAACGGTCGTTCCTGATGGAAATGCCGCAGCCGGATTGGCGGTGATCGGAGGCGCAAACAACGGTTTCGGGGCTCCACCTGCGGGAATGGGTATTTCAGTAAAAGGAAATCAGCTGATACTTTGGGAGACTATCAATCAAAAGACCAGAGAAATAGCCACTGAAACAATACCGGCAGGCAAAGAAGTTAAATTGACTTTGACAATGAAAAACGGCTACAGAATGACCACTTCAGCTAGTGTAGACGGCAAAATTATCCAAGTTGGCGAGGAGCAGGATGTGAAGCATTTAGTCCCTTGGGGCATGGGGTTTAGGCTTGGATTGGTTTCAAAAGGAGCTACGGATGCATATGCACATTTCAAGGAAGTGAGGATTTATTAG
- a CDS encoding family 43 glycosylhydrolase, translated as MHLLLSLTIALGSCSESAENLVTTPDQPTISDTLTYINPVFEPVLADPTVVKVGDEFYAYGTEDNWGEEGGYHLVPVIKSSDLVNWEVVGNSMDEKPSWKERGGIWAPDVTQVGDQFYMYYSFSTWGDPNPGIGLAIADSPQGPFVDQGKVFDSEEIGVDNSIDPFYIEENGTKFLIWGSFHGLYLTQLTADGKKSIGEKRRVAGDHLEAAYVYKKDGYYYLFGSAGTCCEGANSTYKVLVGKSENLEGPYLDKEGKSLLDSGTGTLVVGGNEGESGYAGPGHNAEIVLDDAGQEWLLYHGMDKQKPKLDNGTNRRVLLLDKIIWVDGWPSVSDLVPGTSSQDAPILDLN; from the coding sequence ATGCATCTTCTACTAAGTCTTACTATCGCACTCGGGTCTTGCTCAGAATCTGCTGAGAATCTCGTCACTACTCCTGACCAACCAACAATCAGCGACACCCTTACTTATATCAATCCTGTTTTTGAGCCTGTACTGGCTGACCCTACCGTAGTGAAAGTCGGTGATGAATTCTATGCTTACGGCACGGAAGACAACTGGGGAGAAGAAGGAGGCTATCACCTGGTTCCCGTGATCAAATCCAGTGATCTGGTAAACTGGGAAGTAGTCGGAAATTCTATGGATGAAAAACCAAGCTGGAAAGAACGGGGTGGTATCTGGGCACCGGATGTGACTCAGGTAGGAGATCAATTTTACATGTATTATTCTTTTTCCACTTGGGGAGATCCAAATCCGGGAATCGGACTGGCCATAGCTGACAGTCCTCAAGGACCGTTTGTAGATCAGGGAAAAGTATTTGACTCGGAAGAAATCGGAGTCGACAATTCTATTGATCCCTTTTATATCGAAGAAAATGGAACAAAATTTCTAATCTGGGGAAGCTTTCATGGCTTATATCTTACCCAACTGACAGCCGATGGCAAGAAGTCCATCGGAGAGAAACGCCGGGTAGCAGGTGATCACTTGGAAGCTGCTTATGTATACAAAAAAGACGGATATTATTACCTTTTCGGGTCGGCAGGAACCTGCTGCGAAGGAGCAAATAGTACGTACAAAGTTCTGGTGGGAAAATCTGAGAATCTGGAAGGACCATACTTGGATAAGGAAGGGAAAAGTCTGCTCGATTCTGGTACGGGAACGTTGGTCGTAGGTGGAAACGAAGGCGAATCAGGCTATGCAGGTCCGGGTCATAATGCGGAAATCGTACTGGACGATGCCGGTCAGGAATGGCTTCTTTATCATGGCATGGACAAGCAGAAACCAAAACTTGACAATGGTACCAATCGCAGGGTACTGCTTTTGGATAAGATCATCTGGGTAGACGGGTGGCCAAGTGTAAGTGACTTAGTTCCCGGCACGAGCTCACAAGATGCCCCTATTTTAGACTTAAATTAA
- a CDS encoding DUF3823 domain-containing protein, with protein MKLNFKNILGMMGIAASLVSCSYDNYDEPNFQLDGRIVYQGEPIGVSYNDVYIELWEQGWQRLGNIGVAIDQDGSYSSLLFKGEYKMIIPNNQGPFMKIINDQTGNDTIPVSLTGSQTLDIEVMPYFMIRNVTINGGSDKVSATFDLERIIKGDESREVEEVSLYVSKTSFVDNRTSIATDNRSGGDLQDLSSITLEVDVPERVPTQNYGYARVGVKIQGVEDMIFSEVIKVNL; from the coding sequence ATGAAGCTAAATTTCAAAAATATACTGGGAATGATGGGAATAGCGGCTTCCCTCGTATCTTGTAGCTATGATAATTACGATGAGCCTAACTTTCAATTGGACGGGAGAATAGTCTATCAAGGCGAACCTATTGGTGTAAGTTACAATGATGTGTACATCGAGCTTTGGGAACAGGGCTGGCAGCGTCTTGGAAATATAGGCGTGGCGATAGATCAGGATGGATCGTATTCCTCGCTTCTTTTCAAGGGTGAGTATAAAATGATTATTCCAAATAATCAGGGACCATTTATGAAAATCATCAATGACCAAACCGGCAATGACACAATTCCGGTCAGTCTCACAGGAAGTCAGACATTGGACATAGAAGTGATGCCCTACTTCATGATCCGTAACGTCACCATCAATGGTGGAAGTGATAAGGTTTCAGCAACTTTTGACCTAGAACGGATTATCAAAGGAGACGAATCGAGGGAAGTGGAGGAGGTTTCCCTGTACGTAAGCAAGACCTCATTTGTGGACAACCGTACCAGCATCGCCACAGACAATAGAAGTGGCGGTGATCTGCAGGATTTATCTTCCATCACGTTGGAAGTAGATGTGCCTGAAAGAGTTCCTACTCAAAATTATGGCTATGCCCGAGTGGGAGTTAAGATCCAAGGTGTAGAGGACATGATTTTCTCTGAAGTAATTAAAGTAAATCTATAA
- a CDS encoding RagB/SusD family nutrient uptake outer membrane protein, with product MKNFKYIYLVIFLAVAGCSNDEFLDREPTDILGEEQVWANEDLVFSVLADLYNRLPDYQGLENWWEYTNFDEAFASNAGDYGRHQNQEYNYGDWGMWNYGYIRDLNLFIEKCEAATALSTESKTRFLAEAKFIRAMVYFEHVKRMGGVPLILESMEYDYSGDPTYLQYPRAKEHEIYDFVIAEMEAVKNDLPNGGTKSRATKGAALALVSRAALYAGSIAKYGQLTPEVSLPGGEVGIPASMADAYYTTALNASEEVMSLGTYELYNQDPDKSENYTNIFLNKSSNNEVILAKDFLVQGRTHGFTIETIPRSLREENTSGGKLNPSLNLVQSYELLDNTFAQLPTKDASGNPIYYDDPMDIFAGRDPRLLGTVIVPGASFRGKEVDIWAGYKLQDGSVITSDQLGGQAQLPGSSTSVQVVGFDGPIDQLEWSAQNGFYLRKYVDTSVGSGQRGTGSAVWLVRFRYAEILLNAAEAAFELDQLDKAAEYMNQVRRRAGFPVDLTPSEIDFDRIVHERKVELAFENHILWDKKRWRLAHRIWNGVSTNLTNNPGDALAVSTRVFGLKPYKYYEPGSPNNGKWIFEEFVPAPVFNAHRFRLGNYYSFIGDGVRNNNPKIIRNPNH from the coding sequence ATGAAAAACTTCAAATACATATACTTGGTCATTTTCCTGGCAGTTGCCGGATGTAGCAATGACGAGTTTCTAGATAGAGAACCCACTGATATTCTCGGTGAAGAGCAGGTGTGGGCCAATGAAGACCTGGTCTTTTCCGTGCTGGCCGATTTGTACAATCGCCTTCCTGACTATCAGGGTCTCGAAAATTGGTGGGAATATACCAATTTCGATGAGGCCTTTGCGAGCAATGCCGGCGATTACGGCAGACACCAAAATCAGGAATATAACTATGGCGACTGGGGAATGTGGAATTATGGCTACATCCGAGACTTGAATCTCTTTATCGAAAAATGTGAGGCTGCGACCGCATTGTCCACAGAATCAAAGACCAGATTCTTAGCCGAAGCCAAATTCATCAGGGCCATGGTATATTTCGAGCATGTGAAGCGTATGGGTGGTGTACCCCTGATCTTGGAGTCCATGGAATATGACTACAGTGGAGACCCTACTTACCTTCAATACCCAAGAGCGAAAGAACATGAAATCTATGATTTTGTGATAGCAGAGATGGAAGCTGTGAAGAATGACCTTCCAAACGGTGGTACCAAATCCAGAGCAACTAAAGGAGCAGCATTAGCTTTGGTTTCAAGAGCAGCTTTATATGCAGGTTCTATCGCAAAGTATGGTCAGTTGACTCCCGAGGTGTCCCTTCCGGGTGGAGAAGTGGGAATCCCGGCCAGCATGGCGGATGCGTATTATACCACTGCTTTGAATGCCTCTGAAGAAGTAATGTCACTGGGAACGTACGAACTCTATAACCAGGATCCCGACAAATCAGAGAACTACACCAATATCTTCCTGAATAAAAGCTCGAATAATGAAGTAATTCTTGCCAAAGATTTCCTGGTACAGGGAAGAACACATGGATTCACCATAGAAACCATCCCACGCTCCCTTAGAGAAGAAAATACTTCCGGCGGCAAATTAAACCCGTCCCTCAACTTGGTTCAGTCTTATGAATTGCTTGACAACACCTTTGCTCAATTGCCCACCAAGGATGCCTCAGGAAACCCAATCTACTACGACGATCCAATGGATATTTTTGCAGGAAGAGATCCAAGATTATTGGGAACAGTGATTGTCCCGGGAGCATCCTTCAGAGGAAAGGAAGTAGATATCTGGGCAGGCTATAAGTTGCAAGACGGTTCTGTCATTACTTCAGATCAACTGGGCGGACAGGCACAGCTGCCTGGAAGCTCCACCTCTGTTCAGGTAGTAGGTTTTGACGGGCCGATTGACCAACTGGAATGGTCTGCCCAGAATGGTTTCTACCTCAGAAAATATGTGGATACCTCTGTGGGATCAGGCCAGAGGGGAACAGGTTCGGCGGTTTGGTTGGTAAGATTCAGATATGCTGAGATCCTGTTGAATGCTGCTGAAGCAGCATTCGAATTGGATCAACTGGACAAAGCTGCTGAGTACATGAATCAGGTGAGAAGAAGAGCGGGATTTCCGGTGGATCTTACGCCAAGCGAAATTGACTTTGACAGAATCGTACATGAGCGTAAAGTAGAATTGGCCTTTGAAAACCATATTCTTTGGGACAAAAAGAGATGGAGATTGGCGCATCGGATCTGGAATGGGGTAAGCACTAATCTCACCAATAATCCGGGTGATGCTTTGGCTGTAAGCACGAGAGTTTTCGGACTGAAGCCTTACAAATATTACGAGCCGGGCTCTCCGAATAACGGCAAGTGGATTTTTGAAGAATTTGTACCTGCACCGGTATTTAATGCTCACCGATTCAGATTGGGCAATTATTATTCCTTCATCGGTGACGGTGTGAGAAACAACAATCCAAAAATCATCCGAAACCCAAATCATTAA